In the Bacteroidota bacterium genome, ATGAGCAAAATAAATCCCGAAAAAATAACAGGACTCGACCTGTCAGAAGGGATGTTAAATGTTGGCAGAGAAAAAATTAAATCCCAAAAACTGGATTCCTTAATTGAGATGATTCAGGGTGATTCCGAAAATCTTCCATTCGAAGACAATACTTTCGATGCTATTACCGTTTCTTTTGGTGTAAGGAATTTTGAAAATTTAGATAAAGGCTTAAGAGAAATAAACAGAGTTTTAAAACCAGGGGGGACTTTTGTTATACTGGAATTCTCTCAACCTCAAAAGTTTCCTATGAAACAGCTTTATAGCTTTTATTCAAAACATATATTACCTTTCTTTGGAAAGATTATTTCGAGCGACAGTTCGGCCTATACATACTTACCCGAATCTGTTGAGGCATTTCCTTTTGGGGATAAACTGCTTTCGATATTAAGAAAAAATGGGTTTAAAAACGAAAAAGCAAAAGAATTAACCTTTGGGATTTCTACAATTTACAGCTCTAACAAGTAGATAAATTTGAACAAGAAGCAAGCTATGATAAAAAAATCACTACTCACCTTAATTCTACCTATCTTATTCATCAGTCATTCTAATGCACAGGATAATGTTGACAATTTGCCAAACTTTGATGAGCAAAGTTGGCACTGGGGATATTATTTAGGTGTTAATCATTACGATTTCAAAATCACTCCAACCGATCTGGGGATGACTAACAACGACCAACTTGGTATTATCTCAGATGCTACTATAGGTTTTTCTGTAGGACTTCTTGGAGACTTTAAAGTAAACGATTACTTAAATTTCAGAGTAGAACCGGGACTAAGTTACACCACCAGGAATTTAACTTACCATGATGATGTAATGGTTAATTTCGAAGGCACATACGAGCGTACAGATACAATTAGAGAGATACACTCTACGTATGTAAACATCCCTCTTCTGCTAAAATTTGGAGGTAAGCGAATGAAAAACATTCGTCCCTATCTAATAGGCGGGGCTAATTTAGGCATTGATCTGAATTCTCATCAAAACGGAGCAGACGATAACACTACCGGATATGAAGGATTTAGAACGAAAACAATGAACCTTTTCTGGGAAGCAGGTGGTGGTATCGACTGGTACTTACCATATTTTAAATTCACTACAGAAGTAAGAGGTTCCTTTGGCATTAAAGATGAGTTAGTAAGAGATGGTAATCCCCCCGGAACTCTATTCACTCCCTGGACCGGATCGATAGATAAACTTCAAACCAGAGCAATATTTTTCGTTCTTAAGTTTGAATAAAAATACTGTAACTTTGTAGTCAGTAATTATACGCTAAGAAATTGTCATTTCTTAAATAGCAACTGTTCCTAAACATTAGAAAGGATTGAGGAATCTTTAGGTTCGGCGGTGCTATATTGTAATGGTGGCTTTGCGATATATTAATGGTGTGATAAATTGACGACAAAATGCAGAAAGAACTCCAGTTAACAATAAGCCCGAAAACAGCTTCCGACGAGTGGCTGATAAAAAAAGAAGTAGCAAAAATATTAGGAGTCCCTTTCGAAAGAGTAAATCATGTGCGGCAGGTTCGTCGTTCGATTGATGCGAGAAAACGAACTATAAAAATCAACATGATGGTTGAAGTTTATCTCGACAACTCTGAACCTGAGTCAAACAACAAGTATGATTTAAATTATCCAAACGTTTCAAATAAAAAACATATAATAGTTGTAGGCAGTGGACCTGCAGGTATGTTTGCTGCTTTGCGTTTAATTGAGCTCGGCTATAAACCTATTGTTTTAGAACGTGGTAAAGACGTACAGTCCCGCAGAAAAGACCTCAAAAAAATAAATCAGGATCACATTGTTAACCCTGAGTCGAACTACTGCTTTGGAGAAGGTGGTGCGGGAACTTATTCTGACGGTAAACTATACACAAGATCAAAAAAACGCGGAAACGTTAATCGTATTTTAGATATACTTATTGCCCATGGAGCAATCGAAGATATAAGGGTGAATTCTCAACCACATATCGGAACAAATAAACTTCCTCACATAGTAAAATCGATACGAGAAAGTATTATTAATGCGGGGGGTGAATATTTATTTGATCAAAAAGTATCTGACTTCTTAATTGAAGGAGACAGAATTAATGGAGTTGAAACCACCGGAGGAGATAAGTTCTTTGGAGAAGGGGTTATTCTTGCAACAGGGCATTCTGCCAGAGATATTTA is a window encoding:
- a CDS encoding porin family protein; its protein translation is MIKKSLLTLILPILFISHSNAQDNVDNLPNFDEQSWHWGYYLGVNHYDFKITPTDLGMTNNDQLGIISDATIGFSVGLLGDFKVNDYLNFRVEPGLSYTTRNLTYHDDVMVNFEGTYERTDTIREIHSTYVNIPLLLKFGGKRMKNIRPYLIGGANLGIDLNSHQNGADDNTTGYEGFRTKTMNLFWEAGGGIDWYLPYFKFTTEVRGSFGIKDELVRDGNPPGTLFTPWTGSIDKLQTRAIFFVLKFE
- the ubiE gene encoding bifunctional demethylmenaquinone methyltransferase/2-methoxy-6-polyprenyl-1,4-benzoquinol methylase UbiE, with the translated sequence MGTPVKPYKESELGKKEQVAEMFDNISHKYDFLNHFLSMGIDIQWRKKVVKLIKQTEAKNILDIATGTGDLAIAMSKINPEKITGLDLSEGMLNVGREKIKSQKLDSLIEMIQGDSENLPFEDNTFDAITVSFGVRNFENLDKGLREINRVLKPGGTFVILEFSQPQKFPMKQLYSFYSKHILPFFGKIISSDSSAYTYLPESVEAFPFGDKLLSILRKNGFKNEKAKELTFGISTIYSSNK